A stretch of Ipomoea triloba cultivar NCNSP0323 chromosome 13, ASM357664v1 DNA encodes these proteins:
- the LOC116002249 gene encoding uncharacterized protein LOC116002249 isoform X1, producing MSLGFQATALVASPSCANAIAWSDENLLAVASGHLVSILNPAKLFGGARGLITVPASKPFHVGLIGKKDLLSSCLLPTCVSRDIRPCVRSISWSPIGFAPNASCLLALCTNEGRVKVYRMPFREFRVEWVEVMDISEMLYDYLKKANFEVSSISSNVSDTTEAGSDPEYTDDVPISQFMKANKKRKQKGLTVVAGAVKEKDSHRVPASEAKHSKAAARNSGLPLIAAEEYASRNAMLSLLTVAWSPYLQSACGGDIPSTDGSTNGCTVLAVGGKSGRLSFWRFRKPQCYYTQSGTDSNSAMLVGFLQAHDTWVTAITWTLQVSDASNPRVLLCTGSSDGSVKIWRACNRELQDSSDISHDSFSLLKEVTVIDYAPVSVLSVIVPLDSPRKTYLAIGKGSGSIDVLVCETPNNTFEKAGSYHGHNHIVTGLAWAFDGRCLYSCSQDNSLCSWIFMENSLRKVPFPSNTPAVKSSSDVPNAFDSCFGLAVSPGNLVLAVVHGYDVELLNPMYEARACKAAVAFRWIGGQHLDTFSDILPDCDFESFPGLSNREMISWENNIMWSLRQCEHLEKAVVVWDVIAALSAFNESDHKYVERVLLKWLAYIFRSQSSISTILSEASRHLPRIASRVLQLLNIITSQVALKKPEADKTISKQRDDAEEEEMMMWMQLRSNVEKELRERLVGFSLSVISSLVSNSNENNGHKEFGCWTPIGSAQMEKWVDLNRANVNEHLKLLAEKVGRTKKRKLRSICEYKTEEECNFCSASVPLDSPENAFCRGEKTDAGTGPSHKLLRCAVSMRVCLPTPSWHCVCCKRSASQLVPLALFTLPEYPSDFESFVGRCAHEKPVKPLCPFCGILLQRLQPEFLLSPSPV from the exons ATGTCTTTGGGGTTCCAAGCTACTGCGCTGGTGGCTTCGCCATCCTGTGCCAATGCTATTGCCTGGTCGGACGAGAATTTGTTGGCAGTGGCTTCTGGTCACCTTGTTTCCATCCTG AACCCAGCTAAGCTTTTTGGAGGAGCTCGAGGTCTTATTACAGTGCCTGCCAGCAAGCCTTTTCATGTTGGGTTGATTGGCAAAAAAG ACTTGCTTTCTAGCTGTTTGTTACCTACTTGTGTATCACGGGACATTCGCCCTTGTGTTAGGTCAATTTCTTGGTCTCCTATCGGATTTGCTCCAAATGCAAG TTGTTTGCTTGCATTATGCACCAATGAGGGGCGTGTAAAGGTTTACCGCATGCCTTTCCGGGAGTTTAGAGTTGAGTGGGTAGAG GTAATGGATATATCTGAGATGCTATATGATTATCTTAAAAAAGCCAATTTCGAGGTGTCAAGCATATCTTCAAATGTTTCAGAT ACAACTGAAGCTGGCAGTGACCCGGAATACACAGACGATGTGCCAATATCTCAGTTCATGAAAGCAAATAAGAAACGAAAACAGAAAGGCTTGACT GTGGTAGCTGGCGCCGTGAAAGAAAAAGATTCACATCGTGTTCCTGCATCTGAGGCAAAACACTCCAAGGCAGCAGCGCGAAATTCTGGTCTTCCATTAATCGCTGCTGAAGAATATGCATCTCGTAATGCAATGCTATCTTTGCTTACTGTTGCTTGGTCACCCTATCTACAATCGGCGTGCGGGGGTGATATACCTTCGACAGATGGCTCAACAAATGGCTGTACAGTGCTTGCAGTTGGAGGGAAGTCTGGTAGACTCTCATTCTGGAGATTTCGTAAACCACAATGCTACTACACACAGAGCGGCACAGATTCAAATTCGGCAATGCTTGTGGGTTTCCTTCAAGCTCATGACACTTGGGTTACGGCAATAACTTGGACATTGCAAGTTTCTGACGCTTCAAATCCTCGAGTTTTGCTTTGCACGGGGAGTTCTGATGGGAG TGTGAAGATTTGGCGGGCGTGTAATAGAGAACTTCAGGATTCTTCCGACATTAGTCATGATTCTTTCTCTCTTTTAAAAGAG GTTACAGTCATCGATTATGCACCGGTTTCTGTGCTTTCAGTCATTGTGCCTTTAGATTCACCAAGAAAAACGTATTTAGCTATCGGGAAAGGATCGGGATCGATTGATGTGTTGGTTTGTGAGACACCTAACAACACATTTGAGAAAGCTGGCTCATACCACGGGCATAATCACATC GTCACGGGTCTAGCCTGGGCTTTTGATGGACGTTGTCTTTACAGCTGCAGCCAG GACAACTCTCTTTGCAGCTGGATATTTATGGAAAATTCCCTACGAAAAGTTCCTTTTCCTTCAAATACTCCCGCAGTGAAGAGCTCTAGTGAT GTGCCAAATGCTTTTGATTCGTGTTTTGGTCTTGCGGTATCTCCCGGAAATCTCGTGCTTGCTGTG GTACATGGCTATGATGTTGAACTACTAAATCCAATGTACGAGGCAAG GGCTTGTAAAGCTGCAGTAGCATTCCGATGGATTGGGGGGCAGCATCTAGATACTTTCTCCGATATACTTCCCGATTGCGATTTCGAATCTTTCCCCGGTTTATCCAATAGAGAAATGATCAGTtgggaaaataatataatgtggtCGCTACGCCAATGTGAACATCTAGAAAAGGCGGTAGTTGTGTGGGATGTTATAGCAGCTCTCTCGGCCTTCAACGAGTCCGATCATAAATATGTAGAACGCGTACTGTTAAAATGGTTGGCGTATATATTTAGATCCCAATCTAGCATTTCTACGATCTTATCTGAGGCCTCCAGACATCTCCCGAGGATTGCATCCCGAGTGTTGCAACTCCTCAACATCATTACTAGTCAGGTAGCACTGAAGAAGCCGGAGGCAGATAAAACGATTAGCAAACAGCGTGACGATGCTGAAGAGGAAGAAATGATGATGTGGATGCAACTGCGATCAAACGTTGAAAAGGAATTAAGGGAACGGCTCGTTGGGTTCAGCCTGTCCGTTATTTCGAGTCTCGTATCTAATTCTAACGAGAATAATGGTCACAAGGAGTTTGGATGTTGGACTCCTATTGGGTCAGCGCAGATGGAGAAATGGGTCGATCTCAACAGAGCAAATGTGAACGAGCATCTAAAACTCCTCGCAGAAAAAGTTGGAAGAACCAAGAAAAG AAAACTCCGCTCCATTTGCGAATACAAAACGGAAGAGGAATGCAACTTCTGCTCGGCTTCAGTTCCATTAGACTCTCCAGAAAACGCGTTTTGTCGAGGAGAGAAGACCGATGCTGGAACTGGACCGAGTCATAAGCTGTTGCGCTGTGCTGTTTCCATGCGCGTATGCCTCCCGACTCCTTCATGGCATTGCGTGTGTTGTAAGAGATCGGCCTCACAACTCGTGCCATTGGCCCTCTTCACGTTGCCCGAATATCCTTCGGATTTCGAGTCTTTTGTCGGGCGTTGTGCACACGAAAAACCAGTGAAACCTTTGTGTCCTTTTTGTGGGATTCTTCTGCAGAGACTGCAACCAGAATTTCTATTGTCTCCATCTCCGGTGTAG
- the LOC116002249 gene encoding uncharacterized protein LOC116002249 isoform X2, translating into MPFREFRVEWVEVMDISEMLYDYLKKANFEVSSISSNVSDTTEAGSDPEYTDDVPISQFMKANKKRKQKGLTVVAGAVKEKDSHRVPASEAKHSKAAARNSGLPLIAAEEYASRNAMLSLLTVAWSPYLQSACGGDIPSTDGSTNGCTVLAVGGKSGRLSFWRFRKPQCYYTQSGTDSNSAMLVGFLQAHDTWVTAITWTLQVSDASNPRVLLCTGSSDGSVKIWRACNRELQDSSDISHDSFSLLKEVTVIDYAPVSVLSVIVPLDSPRKTYLAIGKGSGSIDVLVCETPNNTFEKAGSYHGHNHIVTGLAWAFDGRCLYSCSQDNSLCSWIFMENSLRKVPFPSNTPAVKSSSDVPNAFDSCFGLAVSPGNLVLAVVHGYDVELLNPMYEARACKAAVAFRWIGGQHLDTFSDILPDCDFESFPGLSNREMISWENNIMWSLRQCEHLEKAVVVWDVIAALSAFNESDHKYVERVLLKWLAYIFRSQSSISTILSEASRHLPRIASRVLQLLNIITSQVALKKPEADKTISKQRDDAEEEEMMMWMQLRSNVEKELRERLVGFSLSVISSLVSNSNENNGHKEFGCWTPIGSAQMEKWVDLNRANVNEHLKLLAEKVGRTKKRKLRSICEYKTEEECNFCSASVPLDSPENAFCRGEKTDAGTGPSHKLLRCAVSMRVCLPTPSWHCVCCKRSASQLVPLALFTLPEYPSDFESFVGRCAHEKPVKPLCPFCGILLQRLQPEFLLSPSPV; encoded by the exons ATGCCTTTCCGGGAGTTTAGAGTTGAGTGGGTAGAG GTAATGGATATATCTGAGATGCTATATGATTATCTTAAAAAAGCCAATTTCGAGGTGTCAAGCATATCTTCAAATGTTTCAGAT ACAACTGAAGCTGGCAGTGACCCGGAATACACAGACGATGTGCCAATATCTCAGTTCATGAAAGCAAATAAGAAACGAAAACAGAAAGGCTTGACT GTGGTAGCTGGCGCCGTGAAAGAAAAAGATTCACATCGTGTTCCTGCATCTGAGGCAAAACACTCCAAGGCAGCAGCGCGAAATTCTGGTCTTCCATTAATCGCTGCTGAAGAATATGCATCTCGTAATGCAATGCTATCTTTGCTTACTGTTGCTTGGTCACCCTATCTACAATCGGCGTGCGGGGGTGATATACCTTCGACAGATGGCTCAACAAATGGCTGTACAGTGCTTGCAGTTGGAGGGAAGTCTGGTAGACTCTCATTCTGGAGATTTCGTAAACCACAATGCTACTACACACAGAGCGGCACAGATTCAAATTCGGCAATGCTTGTGGGTTTCCTTCAAGCTCATGACACTTGGGTTACGGCAATAACTTGGACATTGCAAGTTTCTGACGCTTCAAATCCTCGAGTTTTGCTTTGCACGGGGAGTTCTGATGGGAG TGTGAAGATTTGGCGGGCGTGTAATAGAGAACTTCAGGATTCTTCCGACATTAGTCATGATTCTTTCTCTCTTTTAAAAGAG GTTACAGTCATCGATTATGCACCGGTTTCTGTGCTTTCAGTCATTGTGCCTTTAGATTCACCAAGAAAAACGTATTTAGCTATCGGGAAAGGATCGGGATCGATTGATGTGTTGGTTTGTGAGACACCTAACAACACATTTGAGAAAGCTGGCTCATACCACGGGCATAATCACATC GTCACGGGTCTAGCCTGGGCTTTTGATGGACGTTGTCTTTACAGCTGCAGCCAG GACAACTCTCTTTGCAGCTGGATATTTATGGAAAATTCCCTACGAAAAGTTCCTTTTCCTTCAAATACTCCCGCAGTGAAGAGCTCTAGTGAT GTGCCAAATGCTTTTGATTCGTGTTTTGGTCTTGCGGTATCTCCCGGAAATCTCGTGCTTGCTGTG GTACATGGCTATGATGTTGAACTACTAAATCCAATGTACGAGGCAAG GGCTTGTAAAGCTGCAGTAGCATTCCGATGGATTGGGGGGCAGCATCTAGATACTTTCTCCGATATACTTCCCGATTGCGATTTCGAATCTTTCCCCGGTTTATCCAATAGAGAAATGATCAGTtgggaaaataatataatgtggtCGCTACGCCAATGTGAACATCTAGAAAAGGCGGTAGTTGTGTGGGATGTTATAGCAGCTCTCTCGGCCTTCAACGAGTCCGATCATAAATATGTAGAACGCGTACTGTTAAAATGGTTGGCGTATATATTTAGATCCCAATCTAGCATTTCTACGATCTTATCTGAGGCCTCCAGACATCTCCCGAGGATTGCATCCCGAGTGTTGCAACTCCTCAACATCATTACTAGTCAGGTAGCACTGAAGAAGCCGGAGGCAGATAAAACGATTAGCAAACAGCGTGACGATGCTGAAGAGGAAGAAATGATGATGTGGATGCAACTGCGATCAAACGTTGAAAAGGAATTAAGGGAACGGCTCGTTGGGTTCAGCCTGTCCGTTATTTCGAGTCTCGTATCTAATTCTAACGAGAATAATGGTCACAAGGAGTTTGGATGTTGGACTCCTATTGGGTCAGCGCAGATGGAGAAATGGGTCGATCTCAACAGAGCAAATGTGAACGAGCATCTAAAACTCCTCGCAGAAAAAGTTGGAAGAACCAAGAAAAG AAAACTCCGCTCCATTTGCGAATACAAAACGGAAGAGGAATGCAACTTCTGCTCGGCTTCAGTTCCATTAGACTCTCCAGAAAACGCGTTTTGTCGAGGAGAGAAGACCGATGCTGGAACTGGACCGAGTCATAAGCTGTTGCGCTGTGCTGTTTCCATGCGCGTATGCCTCCCGACTCCTTCATGGCATTGCGTGTGTTGTAAGAGATCGGCCTCACAACTCGTGCCATTGGCCCTCTTCACGTTGCCCGAATATCCTTCGGATTTCGAGTCTTTTGTCGGGCGTTGTGCACACGAAAAACCAGTGAAACCTTTGTGTCCTTTTTGTGGGATTCTTCTGCAGAGACTGCAACCAGAATTTCTATTGTCTCCATCTCCGGTGTAG